One segment of Streptomyces sp. TG1A-8 DNA contains the following:
- a CDS encoding IS701 family transposase, translating to MEGMSEAACWAGELELVFARVAGRFTRADLRWRMRDYVRGLLGRATRKNGWQLAEWAGHRTPDGFQRLLNSSVWDADALRDDVRAYVAERLGPGGVLIIDDTGFIKKGTTSAGVSRQYTGTSGKIDNCQIGVFGAYATSSGRALVDRELYLPKAWTSDRDRCRAAKIPDGRGFATKGELARDIVRRCLAAGLPASWVTADEAYGQDWHFRRLLEQTGVGYVVAVPKSQQIKSLAGIWRIDHLIDEAPDDAWQRLSCGDGAKGPRIYDWAGAKLPANIIFDPDPPTHHRWVMARRSLSDPEDVAYYLAYAPVGVEIAELVRIAGSRWAIEECFQAAKNECGLDEYEVRRYVGWYRHITLAMLAHAVLAALAAQAQAGGEAKGAAETDQPPSRSPWQRSGGSWTLSCPTHEPTAIPSPTH from the coding sequence ATGGAGGGGATGAGTGAAGCCGCTTGCTGGGCCGGCGAGTTGGAGTTGGTGTTCGCTCGGGTGGCGGGCAGGTTCACTCGGGCGGATCTGCGGTGGCGGATGCGGGACTACGTCCGTGGTCTGCTGGGGCGGGCGACACGCAAGAACGGCTGGCAGCTTGCGGAATGGGCAGGTCACCGCACTCCGGACGGCTTTCAGCGGCTGCTGAACAGCAGTGTCTGGGACGCGGACGCCCTGCGTGACGACGTCCGTGCCTACGTCGCCGAACGGCTCGGACCGGGCGGTGTGCTGATCATCGACGACACGGGATTCATCAAGAAGGGCACCACCTCAGCCGGGGTCAGTCGGCAGTACACCGGCACCTCAGGAAAGATCGACAACTGTCAGATCGGCGTGTTCGGCGCCTACGCCACCAGCTCAGGCCGGGCCTTGGTGGACCGGGAGCTCTACCTGCCCAAAGCCTGGACGTCCGACCGTGACCGCTGCCGGGCGGCCAAGATCCCCGACGGGCGAGGCTTTGCGACCAAGGGGGAACTGGCCCGGGACATCGTCCGCCGCTGCCTGGCCGCCGGCCTGCCGGCGTCGTGGGTGACCGCGGATGAGGCCTACGGGCAGGACTGGCACTTCCGCCGCCTGCTCGAGCAGACGGGCGTCGGCTACGTGGTGGCGGTGCCCAAGTCCCAGCAGATCAAGTCCCTGGCCGGCATCTGGCGCATCGACCATCTCATCGATGAAGCACCCGATGATGCCTGGCAGCGGCTGTCCTGCGGCGATGGGGCGAAGGGCCCGCGGATCTACGACTGGGCCGGGGCCAAGTTGCCCGCCAACATCATCTTCGATCCGGATCCGCCGACCCATCACCGGTGGGTGATGGCCCGCCGCAGCCTGTCCGACCCCGAAGATGTGGCCTACTACCTGGCCTACGCACCCGTGGGTGTCGAGATCGCCGAGCTGGTCCGCATCGCCGGCTCCCGCTGGGCGATCGAGGAGTGCTTCCAGGCCGCGAAGAACGAGTGCGGCCTGGACGAGTACGAAGTCCGCCGCTATGTCGGCTGGTATCGGCACATCACCCTGGCCATGCTCGCCCACGCCGTCTTGGCCGCACTCGCAGCACAAGCCCAGGCCGGCGGGGAGGCAAAGGGGGCTGCAGAAACGGATCAGCCACCGTCCCGCTCACCGTGGCAGAGATCCGGCGGCTCCTGGACACTCTCCTGCCCCACCCACGAGCCGACCGCGATCCCATCACCCACGCACTGA
- a CDS encoding IS5 family transposase (programmed frameshift), with the protein MGRGTWSWVVPDGLWEIAKPLIPPSKVRPQGGRTQDTPDETLFAAIIYVLVSGCTWRRLPPCFGISKPTAHRGFLIWSRAGVGGRLHEAVLHRLDDAGLIDVTRVVLDSAHVRAGKGGGHTGPSPVDRGKPGSKRYILSDANGLPLLVGVSAANVHDGEGLKPMAEGHQTRHDPRRGRHFKPQPLHADKAYDVPHLRKRLPGKRIGVRIARKGIESSERPGRRRVIERTISWLSGYRRLSPRYERDPRDHLAFLGLAAALRCYKRLIRLTT; encoded by the exons ATGGGACGGGGTACGTGGAGTTGGGTTGTTCCGGACGGGCTGTGGGAGATCGCCAAGCCGTTGATCCCGCCGTCGAAGGTGCGGCCGCAGGGCGGGAGAACGCAGGACACCCCTGATGAGACGCTGTTCGCGGCCATCATCTACGTGCTGGTCAGTGGGTGCACCTGGCGTCGGCTGCCGCCCTGCTTCGGCATATCGAAGCCGACGGCTCACCGCGGGTTCCTGATCTGGTCGAGAGCCGGTGTGGGGGGCCGCCTGCACGAGGCGGTGCTGCACCGGCTCGACGACGCCGGCCTCATCGACGTCACCCGTGTGGTCCTGGACTCCGCCCACGTGAGGGCTG GAAAAGGGGGCGGACACACAGGTCCGAGTCCCGTGGACCGGGGCAAGCCGGGTTCCAAAAGGTACATCCTGTCGGACGCGAACGGACTGCCCCTTCTCGTCGGCGTCTCCGCCGCGAACGTCCACGACGGCGAAGGGCTGAAGCCCATGGCCGAGGGGCACCAAACGAGACACGACCCCCGCCGCGGCCGCCACTTCAAGCCCCAGCCTCTGCATGCGGACAAGGCTTACGATGTGCCTCACCTGCGTAAACGGCTACCTGGCAAACGCATCGGCGTGCGGATCGCCCGCAAAGGGATCGAGTCCAGCGAACGACCGGGCCGCCGCCGGGTCATCGAACGGACCATCTCCTGGCTGTCCGGCTACCGCCGCCTGAGCCCTCGCTACGAGCGCGATCCCCGCGACCACCTGGCCTTTCTCGGCCTCGCCGCCGCCCTGCGCTGCTACAAACGACTCATCCGCCTCACCACATAG
- a CDS encoding MarR family winged helix-turn-helix transcriptional regulator, whose product MAYKSNTFDLAGFFADLVRCETRLYNALNDRLRARHGIVTSQFEALCYLRDHPGCRVADLAAEFAIGVGAASKSVDRLQKQGWAARQPNPADGRSPLLVLTDDGSRLVDAAEETFTEGLSELLGTVLHGPSATAAAQVLAALRAALERDRTGTPTG is encoded by the coding sequence GTGGCATATAAATCAAACACATTCGATCTCGCAGGCTTCTTCGCCGACCTCGTCCGCTGTGAGACACGGCTGTACAACGCGCTCAATGACCGGCTCCGCGCGCGGCACGGGATCGTCACTTCGCAGTTCGAGGCCCTGTGCTACCTGCGCGACCATCCCGGGTGCCGAGTGGCGGACCTCGCCGCCGAGTTCGCCATCGGCGTCGGGGCGGCCAGCAAGAGCGTCGACCGTCTGCAGAAGCAAGGTTGGGCCGCCCGGCAGCCGAACCCTGCCGACGGCCGTTCCCCCCTGCTGGTCCTGACCGACGACGGCTCGCGGCTCGTCGACGCGGCGGAGGAAACCTTTACCGAGGGACTGTCCGAGCTGCTCGGCACCGTCCTCCACGGCCCCTCGGCCACGGCCGCGGCCCAGGTCCTCGCGGCGCTGCGCGCGGCCCTCGAACGCGACCGTACCGGTACACCGACGGGCTGA
- a CDS encoding alpha/beta hydrolase: MSKEQRAQVNAMLRQPRPEGPRTVEALRAGFEALMSRTTTVPDGIRTTPATLGNRPALHVTPTDGPRPGLILYFHGGGWVVGSPESTMSLTGRLVTGTGFEAYSLDYRLAPEHPFPAAIEDGVSAYRALLDRGQDPSAIFFAGDSAGGGLAVTTCLAARDAGLPVPAAIVAFSPGLDATRTGESMDTKEGTDPIFTRASVEHTGAMYLAGADPRQPLLSPAVLADLTGFPPMLIQVGTNEILLDDSTRLAARAWAAGVDVILDVTADVPHVFQSFAGILDEADEALDRAAHFLSQRLRAAVAPRPSAQ, encoded by the coding sequence ATGAGCAAGGAACAGCGCGCCCAGGTCAACGCGATGCTACGGCAACCGCGGCCCGAGGGCCCCCGGACGGTCGAAGCGCTCCGCGCCGGTTTCGAGGCACTGATGTCCCGGACGACAACCGTGCCGGACGGCATCCGCACCACACCGGCGACGCTCGGCAACCGGCCTGCGCTCCACGTTACGCCGACCGACGGTCCACGCCCTGGCCTAATCCTCTATTTCCACGGCGGCGGCTGGGTGGTCGGCTCCCCCGAGTCCACGATGTCGTTGACCGGGCGCCTTGTGACCGGCACCGGCTTCGAGGCATACTCGCTGGACTACCGGCTCGCCCCCGAGCACCCGTTCCCGGCCGCCATCGAGGACGGGGTGAGCGCCTACCGCGCTCTTCTCGACCGGGGACAGGACCCTTCGGCCATCTTCTTCGCCGGTGACTCCGCGGGCGGTGGTCTGGCCGTCACCACCTGCCTCGCCGCACGGGACGCGGGTCTCCCGGTGCCCGCCGCGATCGTGGCCTTCTCCCCCGGCCTCGACGCCACCCGCACGGGCGAGAGCATGGACACCAAGGAAGGCACGGACCCCATCTTCACCCGCGCGTCCGTCGAGCACACCGGAGCCATGTACCTGGCCGGAGCCGACCCGCGCCAACCCCTGCTCAGCCCGGCCGTCCTCGCCGACCTAACCGGCTTTCCCCCCATGCTGATCCAGGTGGGCACCAACGAGATCCTGCTGGACGACTCTACGCGCCTGGCGGCACGGGCATGGGCCGCCGGGGTGGACGTCATCCTGGACGTCACCGCCGACGTGCCGCATGTGTTCCAGTCGTTCGCCGGCATCCTGGACGAAGCGGACGAAGCGCTGGACCGCGCGGCGCACTTCCTCAGCCAGCGACTCCGAGCCGCGGTCGCGCCGCGCCCGTCAGCGCAGTAG